The following coding sequences are from one Eucalyptus grandis isolate ANBG69807.140 chromosome 11, ASM1654582v1, whole genome shotgun sequence window:
- the LOC104425472 gene encoding zinc finger A20 and AN1 domain-containing stress-associated protein 8, which produces MESHDETGCQAPKGPILCINNCGFFGSAATANMCSKCHKDVILKQEQAQAAASSIESIVNRSSNENGKGPVATEKLDLQAGLVDAKVISTEPSAGSSSSKDVDMKVSDGPKRCTTCQRRVGLTGFNCKCGNLFCSTHRHSDIHGCPFDYRTAARDAIAKANPVVRADKLDKI; this is translated from the coding sequence ATGGAGTCTCACGATGAGACAGGATGCCAGGCCCCAAAAGGCCCAATCCTCTGCATTAACAACTGTGGCTTCTTCGGAAGTGCTGCCACCGCCAATATGTGCTCAAAGTGCCACAAGGACGTGATATTGAAACAAGAACAGGCACAAGCAGCTGCCTCCTCGATTGAGAGCATTGTCAACAGAAGTTCCAACGAAAATGGTAAAGGACCTGTGGCAACTGAGAAATTGGATTTGCAAGCTGGTTTGGTGGATGCAAAGGTCATTTCGACCGAGCCCTCAGCTGGTTCATCTTCAAGCAAAGATGTTGACATGAAAGTGAGCGACGGTCCTAAAAGGTGCACCACCTGCCAGAGGCGGGTGGGGTTGACTGGCTTCAACTGCAAGTGCGGCAATCTCTTCTGTTCGACCCATCGCCACTCTGATATACATGGTTGTCCGTTTGATTATAGAACTGCTGCTCGAGACGCCATTGCCAAGGCCAACCCGGTGGTTAGGGCCGATAAGCTCGACAAGATCTAG
- the LOC104425473 gene encoding zinc finger A20 and AN1 domain-containing stress-associated protein 8 gives MESHNETGCQPPKGPILCINNCGFFGSAATANMCSKCHKDVMLKQEQAQAAASSLESIVNGSSSENGKEPAASETLDLRAGLVDTKFIPTELSAGSSSNKDVETKVNEGPKRCACCHKRVGLTGFNCKCGSLFCAVHRYSDKHDCPFDYRTAARNAIAKANPVVKADKLDKI, from the coding sequence ATGGAGTCTCACAATGAGACAGGATGCCAGCCTCCAAAAGGCCCAATCCTCTGCATCAACAACTGTGGCTTCTTTGGAAGTGCTGCCACTGCCAATATGTGCTCGAAGTGCCACAAGGATGTGATGCTGAAGCAGGAACAGGCACAAGCAGCTGCATCGTCACTTGAGAGCATTGTGAATGGTAGCTCCAGCGAAAATGGGAAAGAACCTGCAGCAAGTGAGACTTTGGACTTGCGAGCTGGCTTGGttgacacaaaattcattcCAACTGAACTCTCAGCTGGTTCATCTTCAAACAAGGATGTGGAGACAAAAGTGAATGAGGGTCCTAAAAGGTGTGCGTGCTGCCATAAGCGGGTGGGGTTGACTGGGTTCAACTGCAAGTGTGGCAGCCTCTTTTGTGCAGTACACCGCTACTCTGACAAACATGATTGTCCGTTTGATTATAGAACTGCTGCACGAAATGCCATTGCCAAGGCCAACCCTGTCGTCAAGGCTGACAAGCTCGACAAGATTTAG
- the LOC104425474 gene encoding probable polygalacturonase, with product MAGPPPSLLRSALRLLLHLLPFAQGRSPSPPPLPAPAASLSVKDFGAAGDGCRYDTAAIQAAIDNCHAHAAAAAAGCTCRVAFPPGKYLTATVRLKSGVVLDIQSGATVLGGTEIGDYPPEADRWYVILAEGARDVGITGGGAVDGQGLEFVRRFDERKNVMVSWNKTRACLGDECRPRLVGFVGCTNVRVWNVSLNQPAYWCLHIVRCVNTFIHDVSIYGDFNTPNNDGIDIDDSNHTVITRCKIDTGDDAICPKTYTGPLYNLTATDCWIRTKSSAIKLGSASWFDFRGLVFDNITIVESHRGLGVQIRDGGNVNDITFSNIKISTRYYHPSWWGRAEPIYITTCARHSWSKEGAVSNIRFINITADSENGVFLSGSKGGLLRNLRFSNVNVTYKRWTSDEGGLVDYRPGCRGLVKHSMAGIIMEHIKGLEIENVNMRWAEEKSWQWDNPMDFRPSTVNGISFRNFRSDLYS from the exons ATGGCCGGACCTCCTCCGTCACTCCTCCGGTCGGCTCTCcgtctcctcctccacctcctcccctTCGCCCAGGGGCggtcgccctcgccgccgccgctccccgCCCCCGCCGCCTCCCTCTCCGTAAAAGACTTCGGCGCCGCCGGCGACGGCTGCCGCTACGACACCGCCGCGATCCAGGCCGCCATCGACAACTGCCACGCCCACGCCGCCGCGGCTGCCGCCGGTTGCACTTGCCGCGTCGCCTTCCCCCCAGGGAAGTACCTGACCGCGACGGTCCGGCTCAAGTCCGGCGTGGTGCTGGACATCCAGAGTGGGGCGACGGTGCTTGGGGGCACGGAGATCGGGGACTACCCGCCGGAGGCCGACCGGTGGTACGTGATACTGGCCGAGGGCGCGAGGGACGTCGGGATCACCGGCGGCGGGGCGGTGGACGGGCAGGGGCTGGAGTTCGTGAGGAGGTTCGATGAGAGGAAGAACGTGATGGTCAGCTGGAACAAGACCAGGGCGTGCCTTGGCGACGAGTGTAGACCGAGGCTGGTCGGGTTCGTGGGGTGCACGAACGTCCGCGTCTGGAACGTCAGCTTGAATCAGCCCGCTTATTGGTG CTTGCACATAGTACGCTGCGTGAATACATTCATTCATGATGTTTCCATTTATGGAGACTTTAACACTCCTAACAATGATGGAATTGACATAGATGATTCAAATCACACGGTTATCACGCGGTGCAAGATTGATACAGGAGATGATGCCATCTGTCCGAAGACTTATACAGGTCCTCTGTACAATTTAACAGCAACGGACTGTTGGATCCGAACAAAGTCCTCGGCAATCAAACTTGGTAGCGCAAGCTGGTTTGATTTTAGGGGTCTGGTCTTTGACAACATCACTATAGTGGAATCTCATAGAGGACTGGGAGTGCAGATACGTGATGGAG GAAATGTGAATGACATCACCTTCTCAAACATCAAGATCTCCACTAGGTACTACCACCCGTCTTGGTGGGGAAGAGCAGAACCCATCTACATAACAACATGTGCGCGCCATTCCTGGTCCAAGGAAGGCGCGGTATCAAACATACGCTTCATCAACATCACCGCCGATTCCGAGAATGGTGTGTTCCTCTCAGGTTCCAAGGGTGGGCTGCTGAGAAATCTGAGATTTAGTAATGTGAACGTGACTTACAAGAGGTGGACAAGTGACGAGGGAGGATTGGTAGACTACAGACCTGGATGCCGAGGGCTGGTGAAACACAGCATGGCTGGGATCATCATGGAACACATCAAAGGGTTGGAAATTGAGAACGTGAACATGAGATGGGCTGAAGAGAAATCTTGGCAGTGGGACAATCCTATGGATTTCAGGCCCTCAACCGTGAACGGCATATCTTTCCGCAATTTCCGCTCAGATTTGTACAGTTGA